Proteins from a genomic interval of Leptospira bandrabouensis:
- a CDS encoding vitamin B12-dependent ribonucleotide reductase: MKIERHFTKGNTGLYPNLTWVRKDSKITNTDGSVVFEANGVEVPDFWSQVATDILAQKYFRRKGVPKYLKKVAEKGIPEWLQRSVPDDEKLSALNPEDRFVGESDSKQVFHRLAGCWTYWGYKHGYFTDEDSARVFYEEVIFMLASQMAAPNSPQWFNTGLHWAYGIDGKSQGHYYVDPKSGKLVRSASSYEHPQPHACFIQSVDDDLVNEGGIMDLWVREARLFKYGSGTGTNFSNLRAANESLSGGGKSSGLMSFLKIGDRAAGAIKSGGTTRRAAKMVCLDMDHPDIEEFIDWKVQEEKKVASLVTGSILNNRLLNDIMSACSSAKQTLGEEAAYDPTANVDLKKAIQKARKAFVPDNYIKRVIDLSKQGYKDLLFEELTTDWQSEAYNTVSGQNSNNSVRITNEFMEAVEKDLPFHLYNRTEKEKAKAANREAKPSKTLRARDLWERIANAAWNSADPGTQYHSTINEWHTCPEDGAINASNPCSEYMFLDNTACNLASANLVKFLKEDGSFDVAGYRYLNKIWTIILEVSVLMAQFPSKEIAELSYKFRTLGLGYANLGSLLMIMGIPYDSQEAMAVTGAITSIMHMTSYATSAEMAKELGPFAGYEKNKNHMLRVIRNHRRAAYNAPKEEYEGLTITPVGINPSFLPSYLLEAAKEDSDRALELGELYGYRNAQVTVIAPTGTIGLVMDCDTTGIEPDFALVKYKKLAGGGYFKIINQSVPAALKKLGYSQAEQDAIVNYCKGHATFNGAPGVNTARLKEKGFTEDVLEKLEKQLPFVFDIQFAFNKFTLGEDFLSKTLGIDPAVYNSMGFNLLETLGFTADEISQANDYVCGTMTIENAPFIKEKDLAVFDCANKCGKYGKRFLSYQSHIRIMAAAQPFISGAISKTINLPEEATIEDVKNAYLMSWKVMIKANALYRDGSKLSQPLNSVFQLLSAVGEEEEELQTSSAPKTVTEVAEKLVYKYIAERRKLPHRRAGYTQKAMVGGHKVYLRTGEYEDGQLGEIFIDMHKEGAAFRSLTNAFAIAVSLGLQHGVPLEEFVEAFTFFKFEPNGMVSGNPHIKMSTSVIDYIFRELAITYLGRYDLAQVSPEDLRTDEVGRKADPTKDLVGKQESSGLRVPLQVSPISMKSVLEEKPEAVAVAGGTPPTAAQSAAATLKIIGEARTKGYTGDSCTECGSFQMVRNGACLKCISCGSTTGCS; this comes from the coding sequence ATGAAAATTGAGAGGCATTTTACCAAAGGGAATACGGGTCTTTACCCGAATTTAACTTGGGTCCGTAAGGATTCTAAAATTACGAATACGGACGGGTCAGTTGTATTTGAGGCCAACGGAGTGGAAGTTCCGGATTTTTGGTCGCAGGTGGCAACAGATATCCTCGCGCAGAAATACTTTCGAAGAAAAGGTGTTCCCAAATATTTAAAGAAGGTAGCGGAAAAAGGAATTCCTGAATGGTTACAACGTTCGGTTCCTGATGATGAAAAACTTTCCGCTCTCAATCCTGAAGACAGATTTGTGGGAGAATCAGACTCCAAACAAGTGTTCCACCGCCTTGCGGGATGTTGGACGTATTGGGGTTATAAACACGGTTATTTTACCGATGAAGATAGCGCTCGTGTTTTCTATGAAGAAGTTATTTTTATGCTCGCAAGCCAAATGGCTGCACCCAATTCCCCACAGTGGTTCAATACAGGACTCCACTGGGCGTATGGAATTGATGGAAAATCACAAGGCCACTACTATGTGGATCCAAAATCAGGAAAACTAGTAAGATCAGCCTCTTCTTACGAACACCCACAACCCCATGCCTGTTTCATCCAATCTGTGGATGATGATTTAGTCAATGAAGGCGGAATCATGGATCTTTGGGTTCGCGAAGCACGTCTTTTCAAATACGGATCAGGAACAGGAACTAACTTTTCTAACTTACGTGCTGCCAATGAATCTCTCTCTGGCGGTGGAAAAAGTTCTGGGCTCATGTCTTTCCTTAAAATTGGGGACAGAGCTGCAGGAGCCATCAAATCAGGAGGAACCACTCGTCGTGCGGCGAAGATGGTTTGTCTTGATATGGACCATCCAGACATCGAAGAGTTCATTGATTGGAAAGTACAAGAAGAGAAAAAAGTGGCATCCCTTGTTACAGGATCCATTCTCAATAACCGCCTCTTAAACGATATTATGAGCGCTTGTTCTTCCGCCAAACAAACACTTGGTGAAGAAGCGGCTTACGACCCAACTGCCAATGTAGATCTCAAAAAAGCGATCCAAAAAGCAAGAAAAGCATTTGTTCCAGACAACTATATCAAACGAGTGATTGACCTTTCCAAACAAGGTTACAAAGACTTACTCTTTGAAGAATTGACCACTGATTGGCAATCCGAAGCTTATAATACTGTTTCTGGACAAAACTCCAATAACTCCGTGCGAATCACAAATGAGTTTATGGAAGCAGTGGAAAAAGACCTCCCTTTCCACCTTTATAACAGAACGGAAAAAGAAAAAGCAAAGGCCGCAAACAGAGAAGCAAAACCTTCTAAAACTTTACGTGCGCGGGATCTTTGGGAAAGAATTGCGAATGCCGCTTGGAACTCTGCAGACCCAGGAACACAATATCATAGCACCATCAACGAATGGCATACTTGTCCAGAAGACGGTGCGATCAATGCATCGAACCCATGTTCTGAGTATATGTTCCTCGACAATACGGCATGTAACTTAGCGTCAGCAAACCTTGTTAAATTCTTAAAAGAAGATGGAAGTTTTGATGTCGCGGGATACCGTTACTTAAACAAAATTTGGACCATCATCTTAGAAGTATCTGTGCTTATGGCCCAGTTCCCTTCCAAAGAAATTGCAGAACTCTCTTACAAGTTTAGAACTTTAGGACTGGGATATGCAAACCTTGGTTCTCTTCTCATGATCATGGGTATTCCTTATGATTCACAAGAAGCGATGGCTGTGACTGGTGCGATTACTTCCATCATGCATATGACTTCTTATGCTACTTCAGCGGAGATGGCAAAAGAACTCGGACCATTTGCAGGATACGAAAAAAATAAAAACCACATGCTACGTGTGATTCGTAACCACAGACGTGCTGCTTACAATGCACCAAAAGAAGAATACGAAGGCCTAACCATCACTCCAGTGGGAATCAATCCGTCTTTTCTTCCTTCCTACTTACTCGAAGCAGCGAAAGAAGATTCCGACAGAGCCTTGGAACTTGGTGAATTGTACGGATACCGTAACGCACAAGTGACTGTGATTGCACCAACGGGAACCATTGGTCTTGTCATGGACTGTGACACCACAGGTATCGAACCAGACTTTGCTCTCGTGAAATACAAAAAATTAGCTGGTGGTGGATACTTCAAAATCATCAACCAATCCGTTCCTGCGGCTCTTAAAAAACTTGGGTATAGTCAAGCAGAACAAGATGCCATTGTGAACTACTGTAAAGGCCATGCTACTTTTAACGGAGCACCTGGTGTCAACACAGCTCGTTTGAAAGAAAAAGGTTTTACAGAAGATGTATTAGAAAAACTCGAAAAACAACTTCCATTTGTTTTTGATATCCAATTTGCGTTCAACAAATTCACGTTAGGTGAAGATTTCCTTTCCAAAACTTTAGGAATTGACCCTGCAGTTTATAACTCTATGGGTTTTAATCTTTTGGAAACTCTTGGATTTACAGCAGATGAGATTTCGCAAGCAAATGATTATGTTTGTGGAACCATGACTATTGAAAACGCACCTTTTATCAAAGAGAAGGATCTCGCAGTTTTTGATTGTGCAAACAAATGTGGAAAATACGGAAAACGTTTCTTATCTTATCAATCACATATCCGAATTATGGCTGCGGCACAACCATTCATTTCGGGTGCGATCTCCAAAACGATCAACCTTCCTGAGGAGGCAACCATCGAGGATGTGAAAAACGCATACCTCATGTCTTGGAAAGTGATGATCAAAGCAAACGCACTTTACCGTGATGGATCTAAACTTTCACAACCACTTAACTCCGTATTCCAGTTGTTAAGTGCTGTGGGTGAGGAAGAGGAAGAACTTCAAACTTCTTCTGCTCCGAAAACGGTAACGGAAGTGGCGGAAAAACTTGTTTATAAATACATTGCGGAAAGAAGAAAACTTCCTCACCGTCGTGCAGGTTATACACAAAAAGCAATGGTAGGTGGTCACAAAGTATACCTTCGCACAGGAGAATACGAAGATGGCCAACTCGGTGAAATCTTTATCGATATGCATAAAGAAGGAGCCGCTTTCCGTTCCCTTACGAATGCGTTTGCGATCGCAGTTTCTCTTGGTTTACAACATGGAGTTCCACTAGAAGAATTTGTCGAGGCATTCACTTTCTTCAAGTTTGAGCCAAACGGTATGGTTTCAGGCAACCCTCATATTAAGATGTCAACTTCTGTGATCGATTACATCTTTAGAGAACTTGCCATTACCTACCTGGGAAGATACGACTTGGCACAAGTATCTCCCGAGGATCTAAGAACCGATGAAGTAGGAAGAAAAGCAGATCCGACAAAGGATCTAGTGGGAAAGCAGGAAAGTAGCGGACTTCGCGTTCCGCTACAAGTTTCGCCCATTTCCATGAAATCTGTTTTGGAAGAAAAACCGGAAGCTGTGGCAGTCGCAGGCGGAACACCACCAACAGCTGCGCAATCGGCAGCGGCAACTCTCAAAATCATTGGAGAAGCGAGAACCAAAGGATATACAGGAGATTCCTGTACAGAATGCGGTTCCTTCCAAATGGTTCGTAACGGAGCTTGTCTGAAGTGTATCTCTTGTGGATCCACAACTGGTTGTTCGTAA